A part of Dasypus novemcinctus isolate mDasNov1 chromosome 7, mDasNov1.1.hap2, whole genome shotgun sequence genomic DNA contains:
- the SPC25 gene encoding kinetochore protein Spc25 yields MMIEDELALFDKSINEFWNKFKGTVSDNSCQMVGLRDTYKDSIKAFAEKLSVKLKEEDRMVEMFLEYQNQIWRQNKLIQEKKDNLLKLIAEVKDKKQEVEVLTANIQDLKEEYAKKKETISAANKANEEKLKRLQKSADLYKDRLGLEIRKIYGDKLQFIFTNIDPKHPETPYMFSLRLNEARDYEVSDSAPYLEHLAEFQENVRKTNNFSAFLANVRKTFTTMALPGLNPGPRTWEADAQLLELHPFPKDIFLKI; encoded by the exons ATGATGATAGAGGATGAACTGGCACTATTTGATAAAAGCATAAATGAATTTTGGAATAAATTCAAAGGCACTGTCAGTGACAACTCCTGTCAGATGGTGGGGCTAAGAGATACCTACAAGGACTCCATTAAAGCATTTGCAG AGAAGCTGTCTGTGAAATTAAAGGAAGAAGACAGAATGGTTGAGATGTTTCTGGAATATCAAAATC AGATCTGGAGGCAAAATAAGctcattcaggaaaaaaaagataacttaTTAAAGTTGATTGCTGAAGTAAAAGACAAAAAGCAAGAAGTGGAAGTATTGACTGCAAATATCCAGGATCTTAAAGAAGAATatgcaaagaaaaaggaaa caATTTCTGCTGCAAACAAAGCCAATGAAGAGAAATTGAAAAGGCTGCAGAAATCTGCAGACTTATATAAAGACAGACTTGGACTAGAAATTCGAAAAATTTATG GTGATAAATTACAGTTTATATTCACTAATATTGACCCTAAGCATCCTGAGACTCCATATATGTTTTCCCTGCGTCTGAATGAAGCAAGGGACTATGAAG tgtCAGATAGTGCTCCTTATCTTGAACATCTCGCAGAGTTCCAAGAGAATGTAAGGAAAACCAAcaatttttcagctttccttgcCAATGTTCGGAAAACTTTTACTACTATG gcgttaccgggattgaacccaggacctcgtacatgggaagcagacgctcaacttcttgagctacatccgtttcccaaggatatatttttgaaaatctaa